A genomic region of Venturia canescens isolate UGA chromosome 9, ASM1945775v1, whole genome shotgun sequence contains the following coding sequences:
- the FucT6 gene encoding alpha-(1,6)-fucosyltransferase — MALWTGRPGLLRKLGIILLGAWLLVLILSVSHVFRSNTLSSENSVSNNRDNSQRLAQMANEFEILKKQNEALANLLLGDGTKGANENNLVSTQDKLSILYNLLGQQGSEKFNAPSSEYEELRRRIRNNVQEMWYYVNAQLSKAKKKVDSVGAEQHNKDLDEALKMIWEHKKSLIIDLDKLGKADGHEAWREKEAKDLSDLVQRRFRYLQNPSDCNKAKKLICSLNKGCGFGCQIHHLTYCFLVAYGTERTLILKSKGWRYHKDGWESVFKPVSDTCTSTSGASHSNWPGDITKQVVSLPIVDNVYPKPKYQPPSVPADIAARLEKIHGHPIVWWVGQVLKYLMRPQENVKNVLDYSKEKLGFEKPIVGIHVRRTDKVGSEAAFHDIHEYMVKVEQYFDQLEEPPSVRRVFIASDDPKVITAAKKKYPKYEIIGDPEVAETASVSRRYSDSSLQGVIVDIHLLSMSDYLVCTFSSQVCRVAYELMQTYHTDAYDKFASLDDIWYYGGQNSHPHVAIHDHKPRRPGELELRVGDLLEVYGNHWDGFSKARNTRTSMTGLYPSFKVKNPVAAVEFPKYPEVPLTEDRNL; from the exons ATGGCGCTGTGGACAGGGAGACCAGGATTGTTGAGAAAACTTGGAATCATTTTGCTCGGCGCTTGGCTACTGGTTTTGATACTTTCAGTTTCTCATGTATTTAGAAGCAATACTCTATCCTCTGAAAACTCAGTATCAAATAACAGAGATAACTCGCAGCGCCTTGCACAGATGGCCAATGAATTTGAGATACTCAAAAAACAGAATGAAGCACTTGCCAATTTATTATTAGG AGATGGGACAAAAGgtgcaaatgaaaataatttagtATCCACACAGGATAAATTGTCGATTCTTTACAATTTACTGGGTCAACAAGGAAGCGAAAAATTCAATGCTCCTTCTTCGGAATATGAAGAATTGAGACGCAGAATACGCAACAATGTTCAAGAGATGTG GTATTATGTTAATGCTCAATTAAGTAAAGCCAAAAAGAAAGTTGATTCAGTAGGAGCGGAGCAGCATAATAAAGACTTGGATGAAGCCCTTAAAATGATTTGGGAACACAAAAAATCACTGATTATTGATTTAGATAAATTAGGCAAAGCCGATGGGCATGAAGcatggagagagaaagaagccAAAGACTTATCGGACCTTGTGCAAAGACGATTTAG ATATCTGCAAAATCCAAGCGACTGTAACAAAGCGAAAAAGTTGATATGCAGTTTGAACAAAGGATGTGGTTTCGGTtgccaaattcatcatttaaCGTATTGCTTTCTCGTTGCATACGGAACGGAGCGAACATTGATACTGAAATCAAAAGGCTGGCGGTATCACAAGGACGGGTGGGAGTCGGTTTTCAAGCCAGTGAGCGACACGTGTACGTCGACGAGTGGAGCGTCGCATAGCAATTGGCCGGGTGACATAACGAAGCAAGTCGTGTCGCTGCCAATCGTCGACAACGTTTATCCAAAACCAAAATATCAACCGCCGAGTGTGCCAGCGGACATTGCGGCGAGATTAGAAAAAATACACGGTCACCCGATAGTGTGGTGGGTCGGTCAGGTTCTGAAATATTTGATGAGGCCTCAAGAGAACGTGAAGAATGTCCTGGATTATTCCAAGGAAAAGCTTGGCTTCGAAAAACCGATAGTCGGAATTCACGTGAGGCGAACTGACAAAGTTGGTTCTGAGGCGGCTTTCCACGATATCCACGAGTACATGGTCAAGGTTGAGCAGTACTTCGATCAACTGGAAGAACCTCCTTCAGTGAGAAGGGTATTTATCGCGAGCGATGATCCAAAGGTTATTACAGCAgcgaaaaaaaagtacccgaagtACGAGATAATCGGTGATCCCGAAGTTGCCGAAACGGCTTCGGTTTCCCGTCGATATTCCGACTCCTCGTTGCAGGGCGTAATCGTCGATATCCATTTGCTGTCGATGAGCGATTATCTCGTGTGTACTTTCAGCTCGCAAGTCTGTCGCGTCGCGTACGAGCTAATGCAAACTTATCACACCGACGCTTACGACAAATTCGCTTCTCTCGACGACATTTGGTATTACGGGGGTCAAAATTCTCATCCGCATGTCGCTATACACGATCATAAGCCCCGCAGGCCCGGCGAGCTCGAACTTCGTGTCGGTGATTTGCTCGAGGTTTACGGCAACCATTGGGATGGATTTTCCAAAGCGCGCAATACACGAACCAGCATGACTGGTCTTTATCCTAGCTTCAAAGTTAAAAACCCCGTAGCTGCGGTCGAATTTCCCAAATACCCGGAAGTCCCGCTGACCGAAGATCGCAACTTGTGA